A portion of the Miscanthus floridulus cultivar M001 unplaced genomic scaffold, ASM1932011v1 os_2472_1_2, whole genome shotgun sequence genome contains these proteins:
- the LOC136534992 gene encoding mediator of RNA polymerase II transcription subunit 13-like isoform X1: MWTNIFKIGELQTVSWFQFLPIEPDASAASEKSSKAEQKDALNTIVLLAYLHLQSEGFLSTWTNSFVGPWDPSQGEHNPDEKIKLWLFLPGCHSSVSENAQPAVNKLRVASNGLWVAPGNSEEVAAALSQALRNSLERSLKGLSYARFGDVFTKYNPPTRNQNSFRRAQPTVEFVFAATEEAIFVHVVISARYVRNLCSDDIEKVLTHSPPSIGEGLPVVVAPSGMLGRLVGCCPSDLVRQVYSSKSSAPNLPGFSQPTVCQLRGQSCYVEVALGFPAASADRVSESEHIQIKRELDPAKDAQVGTDGLRKIEAPDSLPVLERTFIYPPEAVLVPMVHQAFVRFSSKRMCLQGSLGSSSWEAWPFWNFSPSSYFQNSSFLGSSCGLGVNSNYLRLRREKNKCNSMASSISSVSSTSDGSERAVATEGDLVADADSVFGRQSDMPSNNDNIGSKTVSKRSRSEVTEVSSHTGKDVGENIQGANGQVGRSWGWDDEGVVMDINILLSEFGDFSDFFQEEELDFGEPPGTAESHALVIPASDGGDVTFTDSPSTAMDIPEQRLSPVGFTSLDAFDHQIMAPAQDVVSKVQEPHKDTATPAQSHSLVLSSGRFDYLTKAEAKLTFAPEYAAVEISIAEALTPLFTNPYFPRSKKPGSSSFSSRVYSYDVAQSSQIESTGDKPDKPSKLTSGNHLHDVGSSNLYTLVQGGKKESDKSLKSTDIHPSKGETSPPISGVTSFSSSLVSQKKSDSMFNAGYFLLSMKTALATEIECITFQAAMCRIRHTLLSLRSKASAEFNSATSSFMQTNVSNKSDLTPKYDMRKKEIMTVRLSSDVDHEMFDRSLMDNVGVWRPVVVPKGPKSLESLSANTLAGASPSLSIQRQPVVDLLCAMALLVQQSTSFVDMSLDMDDGDGSFFWLSLDEQKRRGFSCDPSMVHAGCGGLLGTCHSKDCAGVDLVDPLSAEVSESSMISLLQSDIRVALKTAFANMDGPLSVIDWCRGRGNAAESAGTGDAYSFQYSTGDILEPSSSLSIGGDSLSPPQPTSSNRGISELEYQKGYHRVRPTIAVLPSPSMLVGYQDDWLKASVNSLKTWEKAPFEPYALPKPVTYYALCPDIDMLTSAAADFFMQLGTVYEVCKLGTHSPQNNGGQMELSPGKYLPSGLVLVECPEQLKKVGCGHLSAISSTSEYLQAFSKHWSVKSFVTSISRILKDIKLTSNISTNQKESSSGPCTVIYVVCPFPEPCAILQTLVECSVALGYVISSPERERKSLYSQVAKALNSSASADEASASNVVMLSGFSIPKLVLQIVTIETVLRIDKPSKELAVLKDIAFTVYNKARRIPRAVSTSDMFQSPTYLGRSQSTMMHATSPAPTLWKECLVPRMSGPTLSRETDFDASMRSATWDNSWQPARSGGLLDPSKMPDLCAQDDRKYAFEPLFILADPGSADLNALMEPLKSGADTGGSRVYGSMSGSNSDSGVSPLLDVSESDSAASLHCCYGWTEDWRWLVCIWTDARGELLDSLIFPFGGISSRQDTKVLQSLFIQILQQGCQIMSSSPEASNMRPRDVIITRIGGFLELEIQEWQKAIYSFGGNEVKKWPVQLRRSIPEGIPPSSNGPTLQQQDMALIQDRNMPSSPNPLYSPHSKSSFMKGALGQSGNKKQILVEQTGMDTSRGSLHLVRSISLVAVSQDHSLHLTCQADLLTRHASGEGNQGSSGPSSYLEGFTPVKSIGSMPASHSYLLVPSPSMRYLSPATLQLPTCLTSESPPLAHLLHSKGTAIPLAMGYVISKAVPPVRRDSAQLTKDEQPSVLSVSIIDHYGGSIATVQEKMSRGGGGSNMSKQARNFTQETTTRDCEMEMHNVLEAVAAELHSLSWLTVSPVYTERRTALPFHCDMVLRMRRLLHYADKYLSQPAEKGETT; the protein is encoded by the exons ATGTGGACCAACATTTTCAAAATA GGGGAGCTCCAAACAGTTTCGTGGTTTCAGTTTCTTCCTATCGAACCCGATGCAAGTGCAGCGTCTGAGAAGAG TTCAAAGGCTGAGCAGAAAGATGCTCTTAATACCATTGTGCTTTTGGCATATCTTCACTTACAAAGTGAAGGTTTCCTAAGTACTTGGACTAATTCCTTTGTTGGTCCATGGGATCCATCTCAAGGAGAGCATAACCCTG ATGAGAAGATCAAGCTCTGGTTGTTTCTTCCTGGCTGCCACTCATCGGTATCTGAAAACGCCCAACCTGCTGTAAACAAATTAAGAG TTGCTTCAAATGGTTTATGGGTAGCCCCAGGCAACTCAGAAGAGGTAGCAGCTGCACTGTCTCAGGCTTTAAGAAATTCTTTAGAAAG ATCACTAAAAGGGCTTTCGTATGCAAGGTTTGGTGATGTTTTTACAAAATATAACCCCCCTACAAGAAATCAAAACAGCTTTAG GAGAGCACAGCCTACAGTTGAGTTTGTCTTTGCTGCCACCGAGGAAGCAATATTTGTTCACGTTGTAATATCTGCTAG GTATGTTCGGAACCTTTGTAGTGATGACATAGAGAAAGTTCTCACTCATTCTCCTCCCTCCATTGGTGAAGGTCTTCCAG TTGTTGTTGCTCCTAGTGGGATGCTGGGTAGGCTTGTCGGTTGCTGTCCAAGTGATCTTGTAAGACAAGTATATTCAAG CAAATCATCGGCACCTAATTTACCAGGTTTTAGTCAACCTACTGTATGCCAGCTGAGAGGCCAAAGTTGCTATGTTGAAGTTGCACTTGGCTTTCCAGCTGCTTCAGCTGACAGAGTTTCTGAGTCCGAGCATATTCAGATAAAAAGAGAATTGGATCCAGCGAAGGATGCTCAGGTTGGTACTGATGGACTGCGTAAGATAGAAGCACCTGATAGCCTTCCAGTTCTTGAGAGGACATTTATTTACCCACCTGAGGCTGTTTTGGTACCTATGGTCCATCAAGCATTTGTTCGTTTTTCGAGCAAAAG AATGTGTTTACAGGGCTCGCTGGGAAGTTCATCGTGGGAGGCATGGCCGTTCTGGAATTTTTCTCCGTCTTCTTACTTTCAGAACAG CTCTTTCCTTGGATCTTCTTGTGGACTTGGAGTCAATTCTAATTATCTAAGACTAAGAAGGGAAAAAAACAAGTGCAACAGCATGGCCAGCAGTATTAGTAGTGTGAGTAGCACTTCTGATGGAAGTGAGCGTGCAGTTGCTACTGAAGGTGATCTTGTAGCTGATGCTGACTCTGTGTTCGGTCGTCAGTCTGATATGCCATCCAACAATGATAATATCGGTAGTAAGACG GTATCCAAGCGGTCTCGTTCTGAAGTAACAGAAGTTTCTTCTCATACTGGCAAAGATgttggtgaaaacatacaaggtgCGAATGGTCAGGTTGGACGCTCTTGGGGTTGGGATGATGAGGGTGTCGTTATGGACATCAATATACTTCTCTCAGAGTTTGGAGATTTTAGTGACTTCTTTCAAGAAGAGGAGTTAGACTTTGGTGAG CCTCCAGGTACTGCTGAATCACATGCTCTAGTAATTCCTGCTTCAGATGGTGGAGATGTCACATTCACAGATAGTCCATCAACAGCAATGGATATCCCTGAACAAAGACTTTCTCCTGTTGGTTTCACATCTTTGGATGCATTTGACCACCAAATTATGGCCCCTGCTCAGGATGTTGTTTCTAAAGTTCAAGAACCTCATAAAGATACTGCAACACCTGCACAGTCCCACTCGTTAGTTTTATCATCTGGAAGATTTGATTATCTCACCAAAGCTGAAGCAAAGCTCACATTTGCTCCAGAATATGCAGCTGTTGAAATTTCTATTGCTGAGGCCCTAACACCATTGTTTACAAATCCATACTTCCCCAGATCAAAGAAACCAGGCAGTTCTAGTTTTAGTTCAAGAGTTTATTCATATGATGTTGCACAAAGCTCTCAAATTGAGTCCACAGGAGACAAGCCAGATAAGCCTTCTAAACTAACATCTGGTAATCATTTACATGATGTTGGTTCATCAAACTTATACACACTTGTCCAAGGTGGGAAGAAAGAGAGTGACAAGAGCTTAAAGAGTACTGACATACATCCCTCTAAGGGAGAAACGTCACCGCCTATTTCTGGTGTGACTTCATTTAGTTCTTCTCTTGTTTCACAAAAGAAGAGTGACAGCATGTTCAATGCCGGCTATTTTCTGCTGTCTATGAAGACTGCTCTGGCAACTGAAATTGAATGCATCACGTTCCAGGCTGCCATGTGCAGAATTAGGCATACACTATTGTCTCTGAGAAGCAAAGCGTCTGCCGAGTTTAACAGTGCAACATCCAGTTTTATGCAGACAAATGTCAGCAACAAATCAGATCTCACCCCCAAGTATGACATGAGAAAAAAAGAAATTATGACTGTAAGGTTATCTAGTGATGTTGATCATGAAATGTTTGACAGATCCTTAATGGACAATGTGGGAGTTTGGAGGCCTGTTGTTGTGCCTAAAGGGCCAAAATCTCTTGAGTCTTTGTCTGCTAACACATTAGCTGGTGCAAGCCCAAGTCTGTCTATACAAAGACAGCCTGTTGTAGATCTTCTCTGTGCCATGGCTCTGCTTGTTCAACAATCTACTTCATTTGTTGACATGTCACTTGATATGGATGACGGGGATGGTTCCTTTTTCTGGCTTTCCCTGGATGAGCAAAAGAGACGTGGATTTTCTTGTGATCCTTCTATGGTTCATGCTGGCTGTGGTGGCCTATTAGGAACATGCCATTCAAAGGATTGTGCTGGTGTTGATTTAGTTGATCCACTTTCTGCTGAG GTTTCAGAGTCATCCATGATTAGCTTGTTGCAGTCAGATATAAGAGTAGCTCTTAAAACTGCCTTTGCAAACATGGATGGCCCGTTATCAGTAATTGATTGGTGCAGGGGCCGAGGCAATGCAGCTGAGTCTGCAGGTACTGGAGATGCATACTCTTTTCAGTACTCCACTGGTGATATCCTGGAGCCATCAAGTTCACTGTCCATTGGTGGAGATTCATTGAGCCCACCCCAGCCGACCAGTAGCAACCGAG GCATTTCAGAACTAGAGTACCAAAAGGGATATCACCGTGTCAGACCAACCATTGCTGTCCTCCCTTCACCTTCTATGCTAGTCGG TTACCAGGATGATTGGTTAAAGGCCTCGGTGAATAGTCTTAAAACGTGGGAGAAAGCTCCTTTTGAACCTTATGCCTTGCCGAAGCCT GTTACTTACTATGCACTTTGCCCTGACATTGATATGTTGACTTCGGCTGCAGCTGATTTTTTCATGCAGCTTGGAACAG TTTATGAAGTTTGCAAACTGGGAACTCATTCACCACAAAACAATGGAGGACAAATGGAACTATCTCCTGGAAAATATTTGCCTTCAGGACTTGTTCTAGTTGAGTGTCCTGAACAGTTGAAGAAGGTTGGCTGTGGCCACTTAAGTGCCATCAGTTCAACAAGTGAGTATCTTCAAGCTTTTTCAAAACATTGGAGTGTGAAAAGCTTTGTAACATCTATTTCAAGGATACTTAAGGATATAAAGCTGACTTCAAACATCTCTACAAATCAGAAAGAGAGCAGTAGTGGACCTTGCACA GTAATTTATGTAGTTTGCCCATTTCCAGAACCTTGTGCAATTCTGCAGACGTTAGTAGAATGTTCCGTTGCTCTTGGGTATGTTATTTCATCCCCGGAAAGGGAAAGAAAGTCGCTATATTCGCAGGTTGCCAAAGCCCTAAACAGCAGTGCCTCTGCAGATGAAGCATCAGCATCAAATGTCGTTATGCTATCCGGGTTCAGTATACCTAAGCTCGTCTTGCAGATTGTTACTATTGAAACTGTACTGAGAATTGATAAGCCAAGCAAGGAGCTTGCTGTTTTGAAGGACATAGCATTCACAGTGTACAACAAGGCACGACGAATCCCACGGGCTGTCTCCACAAGCGACATGTTTCAGTCACCAACTTATTTGGGTAGATCTCAGTCCACAATGATGCATGCTACATCACCTGCTCCTACTCTTTGGAAAGAATGTTTAGTTCCTCGAATGTCTGGGCCAACTCTCTCTCGAGAAACAGATTTTGATGCATCCATGAGGTCGGCAACATGGGATAACTCATGGCAGCCTGCTCGTTCTGGAGGACTGCTGGACCCAAGTAAGATGCCAGATTTATGTGCTCAGGATGATAGAAAATATGCCTTTGAGCCACTTTTCATACTAGCAGACCCTGGGTCTGCTGATCTTAATGCTTTAATGGAACCGTTAAAATCTGGAGCAGATACAGGTGGCAGCAGGGTTTATGGCTCAATGTCAGGAAGTAACTCGGATAGTGGAGTGAGCCCTCTACTCGATGTATCTGAGAGTGACAGTGCAGCAAGTCTTCATTGCTGTTATGGTTGGACTGAGGACTGGCGATGGTTAGTATGCATTTGGACAGATGCTAGAGGAGAATTATTGGACAGCTTAATATTTCCTTTTGGTGGTATTAGTAGCCGCCAAGACACTAAAGTTCTCCAAAGTCTTTTCATCCAAATTCTACAGCAAGGTTGTCAAATAATGTCGTCTTCACCTGAGGCTAGCAATATGAGACCACGAGATGTCATAATAACACGTATTGGAGGTTTCCTTGAACTTGAAATTCAAG AATGGCAAAAGGCAATATACTCTTTTGGCGGTAATGAAGTCAAAAAGTGGCCTGTGCAGTTACGGCGATCCATACCTGAGGGTATTCCACCTAGTTCAAACGGTCCTACACTCCAGCAGCAAGACATGGCCTTAATTCAAGATAGAAACATGCCTTCCTCACCAAACCCTCTGTACAGCCCTCATTcaaaatcaagcttcatgaaaGGTGCACTTGGACAATCTGGCAACAAAAAGCAGATACTTGTGGAACAAACTGGAATGGACACTTCAAGGGGATCACTGCACCTAGTTCGCAGCATCAGTTTGGTTGCAGTTTCACAAGATCATTCGTTGCATCTCACATGCCAAGCGGACCTGTTGACCAGACATGCTTCTG GCGAAGGGAATCAAGGCAGCAGTGGCCCTTCGAGTTACTTGGAAGGTTTCACTCCAGTGAAGTCCATTGGGTCAATGCCAGCATCACACTCATATCTCCTAGTTCCTTCACCAAGTATGAGATATCTTTCTCCTGCAACATTACAGCTCCCAACATGCCTCACATCAGAATCACCACCGCTTGCCCATCTATTGCACAGCAAAGGGACTGCAATTCCCTTAGCAATGGGTTATGTCATCTCCAAAGCCGTCCCACCTGTAAGGAGGGACTCTGCACAGCTCACCAAGGATGAACAACCCTCTGTTCTCTCAGTTAGCATCATTGATCACTATGGAGGCAGCATTGCCACTGTTCAAGAAAAGATGAGccgaggtggtggtggcagcaATATGAGCAAACAGGCAAGGAACTTCACTCAGGAAACAACAACTCGAGACTGTGAGATGGAGATGCATAATGTGCTGGAAGCTGTGGCCGCGGAGCTTCACTCCCTTTCTTGGTTGACAGTAAGCCCAGTGTACACAGAAAGGCGCACTGCCCTGCCCTTCCACTGTGACATGGTCCTAAGGATGCGGCGGCTTCTACACTACGCTGATAAGTATCTATCTCAACCAGCAGAGAAGGGAGAGACAACTTAG